From a region of the Flavobacterium sediminilitoris genome:
- a CDS encoding helix-turn-helix domain-containing protein, whose product MNLERDYIKLIFGLKLKQARTNRNLSLFGLAKITGLSKSYLNEIEKGKKYPKTDKIILLSEKLEVPYDNMVSLKLDNNLAPIGEILKSGILKEIPLELFGIQEDDLIDIIANAPAKVNAFISTIIEIAQHYNLSRESFFLASLRSYQEAQNNYFEDLEQKVEHFAKAFHVDLDLQISLDELKAILVEEYNYKIIELVFSEHEELGDLRSIFVLKSKTLLISTDVDEFQKAFIFAKEIAYNYLEIKERLYTFSWIKFDNFDQVLNNFYASYFAGALLLPKKKLIDNLNLFVSREAPKPQEFVQLISDFKVSPETFYQRLTNILPKDFQLKNLFFLRMSHKVGSGNYKIKKELHITNQQEPHANEMNEHYCRRWVSVKTIIESIKQNKNHFFDAQISRYENSNNEYLVFSSATPDPFKKDHIRSISVGILITPTLKKKFKFIDNESIIKQVVGVTCETCAVKNCLERAAAPIQLERKRRNENTDLIVNSYMQKYS is encoded by the coding sequence ATGAATTTAGAAAGAGATTATATTAAGCTGATTTTTGGGTTGAAACTGAAACAGGCAAGAACAAATAGAAACCTATCTTTGTTTGGTTTGGCAAAAATTACTGGTTTGTCAAAATCATATTTGAATGAAATTGAAAAAGGGAAAAAATATCCTAAAACGGATAAAATTATTTTATTGTCTGAAAAATTAGAAGTGCCTTATGATAATATGGTGTCTTTGAAATTGGATAATAATTTGGCTCCAATAGGAGAAATATTAAAATCTGGAATTTTAAAAGAAATACCTTTAGAGTTGTTTGGTATTCAGGAAGATGATTTGATTGATATTATTGCAAATGCTCCTGCAAAAGTAAATGCTTTTATTAGTACAATTATTGAAATTGCTCAGCATTACAATTTGTCAAGAGAAAGTTTCTTTTTGGCTTCATTACGATCTTATCAAGAAGCGCAAAATAATTATTTTGAAGATTTAGAGCAGAAAGTAGAACATTTCGCAAAGGCATTTCATGTTGATCTTGATTTGCAAATCTCATTGGATGAATTAAAAGCTATTTTAGTTGAAGAATATAATTATAAGATTATAGAATTAGTATTTTCAGAGCATGAAGAATTAGGAGATTTGCGCTCTATCTTTGTTCTAAAGAGTAAAACATTGCTTATTTCTACTGATGTAGATGAGTTTCAGAAAGCATTTATATTTGCAAAAGAAATTGCTTATAATTATTTAGAAATAAAGGAACGATTGTATACTTTTAGTTGGATTAAATTTGATAATTTCGATCAGGTATTGAATAATTTTTATGCTTCTTATTTTGCTGGTGCGTTGCTTTTGCCAAAGAAAAAGTTAATTGATAATTTGAATTTATTTGTTTCTAGAGAAGCTCCAAAGCCACAAGAATTTGTTCAATTAATATCCGATTTTAAAGTGTCTCCAGAAACATTTTATCAGCGTTTAACTAATATTTTGCCAAAAGATTTTCAATTGAAGAATTTATTTTTTCTTAGAATGTCTCACAAGGTAGGAAGTGGTAATTATAAAATTAAAAAAGAATTACATATCACAAATCAGCAAGAACCTCATGCAAATGAAATGAATGAGCATTATTGTAGACGTTGGGTTTCTGTTAAAACAATAATAGAGTCAATAAAACAGAATAAAAATCATTTTTTTGATGCTCAAATTTCTCGTTATGAAAATAGTAATAATGAATATTTAGTTTTTTCTTCGGCAACACCAGATCCGTTTAAAAAGGATCATATAAGAAGTATTTCTGTTGGAATTTTAATAACACCAACATTGAAAAAGAAATTTAAATTTATTGATAATGAATCGATAATTAAACAAGTAGTAGGTGTTACTTGTGAAACTTGTGCTGTTAAAAATTGCTTAGAAAGAGCTGCTGCTCCAATTCAATTAGAGCGAAAAAGGCGTAATGAAAATACAGATTTAATAGTAAATAGTTATATGCAAAAATATAGTTAA
- the aceB gene encoding malate synthase A, producing MENQIETKEKRLQFKIESKESFPDILTENAMFFLIELHEKFNKKRIALLEKRKEQQQKFDEGELPNFPIETKKIRESEWIAASTPEDLLDRRVEITGPVDRKMVINALNSGAKTFMADFEDSTSPTWNNLMNGQQNLKDAVAKTIYLFDKKKNKEYKLKNETTVLLVRPRGIHLNEKHILINNEEISGSLVDFGLYAFHNHKTLAENNTAPYFYLPKLEHYLEARWWNEVFNFTEEYLGIKNGTIKATVLIETITANFQLDEIIYELRNHIVGLNCGRWDYIFSYIKKFRNNEKFIVPNRDQVTMTSPFMNAYSQLVIQRCHKRNIHAIGGMAAQIPIKNDNAANEIAFNKVKTDKEREVKNGHDGTWVAHPDLVEVALKVFNENMPTKNQIHVKRSELNITEADLLEVPQGSITEEGIRKNINISVLYIASWLNGQGAAALNHLMEDAATAEISRSQLWQWLRNGVTLDNGKILTEKYYDKIAMEEYEKIKNLVGDENHEKQHYKLAEQLLDILVVNYNFIDFLTILGYKHI from the coding sequence ATGGAAAATCAAATAGAAACAAAAGAAAAAAGACTTCAATTTAAAATTGAATCAAAAGAATCGTTCCCAGATATTCTAACCGAAAATGCTATGTTTTTTTTAATAGAACTTCATGAAAAATTCAATAAAAAAAGAATAGCACTTCTTGAAAAAAGAAAAGAGCAACAACAAAAATTTGATGAAGGCGAACTACCAAACTTTCCAATAGAAACAAAAAAAATTAGAGAAAGCGAATGGATTGCTGCATCAACACCAGAAGACTTACTAGATAGAAGAGTCGAAATTACAGGCCCTGTTGATCGAAAAATGGTAATTAACGCCTTAAATTCTGGAGCTAAAACATTTATGGCTGATTTTGAAGATAGTACTTCTCCAACTTGGAACAATCTAATGAATGGTCAACAAAATTTAAAAGATGCTGTTGCCAAAACAATCTACTTATTTGACAAAAAGAAAAATAAAGAATATAAATTAAAAAATGAAACTACTGTTTTATTAGTAAGACCAAGAGGGATTCATTTAAACGAAAAACATATCTTAATCAATAATGAAGAAATTTCAGGCTCATTAGTAGATTTTGGCTTGTATGCTTTTCATAATCACAAGACTTTAGCAGAAAACAACACAGCCCCTTACTTCTATTTACCAAAATTAGAACATTATTTAGAAGCCAGATGGTGGAATGAGGTATTCAACTTTACAGAAGAATATTTAGGAATTAAAAATGGAACAATTAAAGCGACTGTTCTTATTGAAACCATAACTGCTAATTTTCAATTGGACGAAATTATTTATGAATTAAGAAACCATATTGTTGGGTTAAACTGTGGTCGTTGGGATTATATTTTTTCTTATATCAAAAAGTTTAGAAATAATGAAAAATTTATTGTACCAAACAGAGATCAAGTTACCATGACAAGTCCTTTTATGAACGCCTATTCCCAATTAGTAATTCAAAGATGTCATAAGAGAAATATTCACGCAATTGGAGGAATGGCTGCACAAATTCCAATTAAAAATGATAATGCAGCGAATGAAATTGCTTTCAATAAAGTAAAAACAGACAAAGAACGCGAAGTTAAAAATGGACATGATGGAACTTGGGTAGCACATCCAGATTTAGTTGAAGTAGCACTAAAAGTTTTTAATGAAAACATGCCGACAAAAAACCAAATTCACGTGAAAAGAAGTGAATTAAACATTACTGAAGCTGATTTATTAGAAGTACCTCAAGGAAGTATTACTGAAGAAGGTATTCGCAAAAACATCAATATTTCGGTTTTATACATTGCTTCATGGTTAAATGGTCAAGGTGCAGCAGCTTTAAATCATTTAATGGAAGACGCAGCAACAGCAGAAATTTCTCGCTCTCAATTATGGCAATGGCTACGAAATGGCGTAACTCTAGATAATGGGAAAATATTAACTGAGAAATATTATGACAAAATTGCCATGGAAGAATATGAAAAAATTAAAAATCTAGTTGGTGATGAAAATCACGAAAAACAACATTACAAACTAGCCGAACAACTATTAGATATTTTAGTCGTGAATTATAACTTCATAGACTTTTTAACAATTTTAGGTTACAAACATATTTAA
- the aceA gene encoding isocitrate lyase, with amino-acid sequence MKTIETRIQELVTDWLTNERWKGIERPYTAEEVVKLQGSYKIEHSIAKLGAEKLWKKLNAQDYVAGLGALTGNQAIQEVEAGLEAIYLSGWQVAADANVAGEMYPDQSLYPANSVPLVVKRINNALLRADQIQVVNQVSEKDRKDYLVPIVADAEAGFGGNLNAFELMKSMIEAGASGVHFEDQLSSAKKCGHLGGKVLVPTQEAINKLIAARLATDVMGTPTLIIARTDADAANLLTSDIDPRDAKFITGEKTSEGFFHVKSGIEQGIDRGLSYAPYADLIWMETSNPDLKYAKQFADAIHAKYPGKMLAYNCSPSFNWAAKLTIAEMETFREDLAAMGYKFQFITLAGFHALNTSMFELSKAYKERGMAGYSELQEREFALQKDGFKAVKHQGFVGTTYFDAVQNTVTNNRSSTTAMKDSTEVAQF; translated from the coding sequence ATGAAAACAATTGAAACAAGAATTCAAGAATTAGTAACAGATTGGTTAACAAACGAAAGATGGAAAGGAATTGAACGTCCGTATACTGCTGAAGAAGTAGTTAAACTTCAAGGTTCTTACAAAATAGAACACAGCATAGCAAAATTGGGAGCTGAAAAACTTTGGAAAAAACTAAATGCTCAAGATTATGTTGCAGGACTAGGCGCTTTAACAGGAAACCAAGCAATTCAAGAAGTTGAAGCTGGATTAGAAGCTATATATTTAAGTGGTTGGCAAGTAGCTGCTGATGCCAATGTGGCTGGAGAAATGTATCCCGATCAATCTTTGTATCCCGCGAACAGTGTGCCTCTTGTGGTAAAAAGAATTAATAATGCTTTATTACGAGCAGATCAAATTCAAGTGGTAAATCAAGTGTCTGAAAAAGACAGAAAAGACTATTTAGTACCGATTGTAGCAGATGCGGAAGCAGGATTTGGTGGTAATTTAAATGCTTTTGAATTAATGAAATCAATGATTGAAGCAGGTGCTTCTGGAGTTCATTTTGAAGACCAATTAAGTTCTGCAAAAAAATGTGGTCACTTGGGAGGAAAAGTATTAGTCCCAACACAAGAAGCAATTAACAAATTAATTGCTGCACGATTAGCGACAGACGTTATGGGAACTCCAACTTTAATTATTGCTCGTACCGATGCTGATGCAGCAAACTTACTAACAAGTGACATTGACCCTAGAGATGCTAAATTCATTACAGGCGAAAAAACAAGTGAAGGTTTCTTCCATGTAAAATCTGGAATTGAACAAGGAATCGATCGAGGATTAAGCTATGCACCTTATGCTGATTTAATTTGGATGGAAACCAGTAATCCAGACTTAAAATATGCAAAACAATTTGCAGATGCCATTCATGCCAAATATCCAGGAAAAATGTTAGCCTACAATTGTTCGCCTTCATTCAACTGGGCCGCAAAATTAACCATTGCAGAAATGGAAACGTTTAGAGAAGATTTAGCAGCAATGGGATATAAATTCCAATTTATCACTTTAGCAGGCTTCCATGCTTTAAATACAAGTATGTTTGAATTGTCAAAAGCCTATAAAGAGAGAGGAATGGCTGGTTATTCTGAATTACAAGAAAGAGAATTTGCTTTACAAAAAGATGGTTTTAAAGCAGTAAAACACCAAGGATTTGTAGGAACAACCTACTTTGACGCGGTTCAAAATACCGTTACTAACAATAGATCTTCGACTACAGCAATGAAAGATTCTACTGAAGTAGCGCAATTTTAA
- a CDS encoding VPS10 domain-containing protein, translating to MKNKIVLLFLVFQSFIWAQTDMFSDVELKSIGPTIMSGRIVDLAVNPENPTEFYAAYASGGLWYTKNNGMSFEPVMDEALTQNCGSVTVDWKTGTIWVGTGEVNSSRSSYAGIGVLKSTDKGKTWTNIGLQDSHHISRIWVNPKNNNEIVVAALGHLYTSNDERGVFKTIDGGKTWKKALFINKDTGIIDLSVAPNNSNIMYAAAWERERKAWNFKGNGESSGIYKSEDAGSTWKLISTKESGFPNNVGVGRIGLAAFNENVIYAVLDNQNNRPQSTISDKSKLPMPEMFSAPGEVFIQKSNKEINAYLKKHGLREKYRAQTIKNWVEKGEMQPSEVKKVLQDANKALFETEVIGCEIYKSIDGGKSWKRTHDDFIDDMYYSYGYYFGIISVDPSNENRIYMGGVPLLFSEDGGKTIVSINKDNVHADHHVTWVNPKNPNHIINGNDGGINISYDNGEHWIKCNNNAVGQFYAVNIDYNNSYNVYGGLQDNGVWVGNNNYYPSTSWHQDGKYPYESLMGGDGMQIQIDNRNPDIVFTGYQFGNYYRIDRSKNKMDFISPKAKKDEKPLRFNWQTPILLSSHNQDILYMGSNFLHRSMNQGETWEKISPDLTKGAVEGNVAFGTITSFSESKIQFGLFYVGSDDGLIHVSKDGGATWQKISNNLPQNLWVSRVKASAFKKERVYVTLNGYRNDDFKSYVYVSDDYGITWQDISANLPQSPVNVILEDTENENLLFVGTDNGLFVSLNKGKSWEDFSSEMPNVAVHDLVIQPKAKELIVGTHGRSLYKVGIDELQKLTSDILNKSLFVYEVPSIKKSERWGNSWSQWGKPYEPKTEIWFYSNSNEEVEMIIENEKGIVVFSKKITAKKGLNLVNYDYTLSDDVIAKWKKKDKKAVFEKARNGKQYVLPAKYSIHIKKGNETVFTNLEVVENKKA from the coding sequence ATGAAGAATAAAATAGTACTCTTGTTTCTTGTTTTCCAAAGTTTTATTTGGGCGCAAACCGATATGTTTTCTGATGTAGAACTCAAAAGTATTGGTCCTACTATAATGAGCGGTAGAATAGTTGACTTAGCTGTGAATCCGGAAAATCCTACTGAGTTTTATGCAGCGTATGCTTCGGGTGGACTATGGTATACTAAAAATAATGGGATGAGTTTTGAACCTGTTATGGATGAAGCATTAACGCAAAATTGTGGATCAGTAACGGTAGATTGGAAAACTGGAACAATTTGGGTTGGAACTGGTGAAGTAAATTCATCTCGTTCGTCTTATGCAGGGATAGGAGTCTTAAAATCAACTGATAAAGGGAAAACATGGACGAATATTGGTTTGCAAGATAGTCATCATATTAGTAGAATTTGGGTTAATCCAAAAAATAATAATGAAATTGTAGTTGCTGCTCTAGGTCATTTATATACTTCAAATGATGAAAGAGGTGTTTTTAAAACCATTGATGGTGGAAAAACTTGGAAAAAAGCATTATTTATTAATAAAGATACTGGAATAATTGACCTTTCAGTAGCTCCAAATAATTCTAATATAATGTATGCAGCAGCTTGGGAAAGAGAGCGTAAAGCATGGAATTTTAAAGGGAATGGAGAAAGTTCTGGAATTTATAAAAGTGAGGATGCTGGAAGCACTTGGAAATTAATTTCAACTAAGGAAAGTGGTTTTCCAAATAACGTGGGTGTTGGTAGAATAGGGCTTGCTGCTTTTAATGAAAATGTTATTTATGCAGTTTTAGATAATCAAAATAACAGACCACAATCGACGATATCTGATAAATCAAAATTGCCAATGCCAGAAATGTTTAGTGCTCCTGGTGAAGTTTTTATTCAAAAATCAAATAAAGAGATTAATGCATACTTAAAAAAGCATGGATTAAGAGAAAAATATAGAGCTCAAACAATTAAAAATTGGGTTGAAAAAGGTGAAATGCAACCATCTGAAGTAAAAAAAGTATTACAAGATGCTAATAAAGCGCTTTTTGAGACAGAAGTTATAGGTTGTGAAATTTATAAATCTATTGATGGAGGAAAGTCATGGAAAAGAACGCATGATGATTTTATAGATGATATGTATTATAGTTATGGGTATTACTTTGGTATTATTTCAGTTGATCCTAGTAATGAAAATAGAATTTACATGGGAGGAGTTCCTTTGCTTTTTTCAGAAGATGGAGGAAAAACGATTGTTAGTATAAATAAAGATAATGTTCATGCAGATCATCATGTAACTTGGGTTAATCCAAAAAATCCAAATCATATTATTAATGGTAATGATGGAGGAATTAATATTAGTTATGATAATGGTGAACATTGGATAAAATGTAATAATAATGCAGTGGGACAGTTTTATGCTGTTAATATAGATTATAATAATTCTTATAATGTTTATGGTGGCTTGCAGGATAATGGTGTTTGGGTAGGAAATAATAATTACTATCCTTCAACTTCTTGGCATCAGGACGGAAAATACCCTTATGAAAGTTTAATGGGAGGAGATGGAATGCAAATACAAATTGATAATAGGAACCCAGATATCGTTTTTACAGGATATCAATTTGGAAACTATTACAGAATTGATAGATCAAAAAATAAAATGGATTTTATCTCTCCAAAAGCAAAAAAAGACGAAAAACCATTAAGATTCAATTGGCAAACACCTATTTTATTATCTTCTCATAATCAAGATATTTTATATATGGGATCTAATTTTTTACACCGATCAATGAATCAAGGAGAAACGTGGGAGAAAATATCACCAGACTTAACGAAAGGTGCTGTTGAAGGAAATGTTGCTTTTGGAACAATTACTTCTTTTTCTGAAAGTAAGATTCAGTTTGGGCTCTTCTATGTTGGTTCTGATGATGGACTAATACATGTTTCAAAAGATGGTGGTGCAACTTGGCAAAAAATATCAAATAATTTACCACAAAATTTATGGGTTTCAAGAGTAAAAGCTTCTGCCTTTAAAAAAGAAAGGGTATATGTTACTTTAAATGGTTATCGTAATGATGATTTTAAATCGTATGTTTATGTGTCTGATGATTATGGAATAACTTGGCAAGATATAAGCGCTAATTTACCGCAAAGTCCAGTCAATGTAATTTTAGAAGATACAGAAAACGAAAATCTATTGTTTGTAGGTACTGACAATGGGTTGTTTGTTTCTTTAAACAAAGGAAAATCGTGGGAAGATTTTTCTTCTGAAATGCCAAATGTAGCAGTTCATGATTTAGTTATTCAGCCTAAGGCAAAAGAATTAATCGTAGGAACACATGGTCGTTCTTTATATAAAGTTGGAATTGATGAATTACAAAAATTAACATCAGATATTCTTAATAAATCTTTGTTTGTTTATGAAGTACCTTCGATAAAAAAATCAGAACGATGGGGAAATAGTTGGAGTCAATGGGGAAAACCTTACGAGCCTAAAACAGAAATTTGGTTTTATTCTAATTCGAATGAAGAAGTAGAAATGATTATAGAGAATGAAAAAGGAATTGTTGTTTTTTCTAAAAAAATAACAGCAAAAAAAGGATTGAACCTAGTGAATTATGACTATACACTTTCTGATGATGTAATTGCTAAATGGAAGAAAAAAGATAAAAAAGCAGTGTTTGAAAAAGCTAGAAATGGAAAACAATACGTACTTCCTGCTAAATATAGTATTCATATAAAGAAAGGCAATGAAACAGTTTTCACGAATTTAGAAGTTGTTGAAAATAAGAAAGCATAA
- a CDS encoding Crp/Fnr family transcriptional regulator, producing MKIKKTTNSLVSYIKLFIDNDIFEKDILNAASLFSNILLNKNNFLVKENDICNYFCFIENGILQHSITVLNEEKTSYLALKNSVTTSLSSFLNKVPSRKSIKAISDCNLWVIDFETFSDLVKNNKGFNQFYSKLIEKQICLIDDYRIDLLTLTPEERYKKLLVNETKLLQEVPLHYLASFLGISTRHMSRIRKNIK from the coding sequence ATGAAAATTAAAAAGACAACAAACAGCTTAGTATCTTACATAAAATTGTTTATTGATAATGATATTTTTGAAAAAGACATTTTAAATGCCGCATCTCTATTCTCTAATATCCTATTAAATAAAAATAATTTTTTAGTAAAAGAAAACGATATTTGCAACTATTTTTGTTTTATAGAAAATGGCATTTTACAACATTCTATTACCGTTTTAAACGAGGAAAAAACAAGTTATTTGGCTTTAAAAAATTCAGTTACTACTTCATTAAGTAGTTTCTTAAATAAAGTTCCTTCTCGAAAAAGCATTAAAGCAATTTCAGATTGTAACTTATGGGTTATAGATTTTGAAACTTTTAGCGATTTAGTAAAAAATAACAAAGGGTTTAATCAGTTTTATTCCAAATTAATTGAAAAACAAATTTGTTTGATTGACGATTACCGAATTGATTTATTAACTTTAACTCCCGAAGAGCGTTATAAAAAGCTATTAGTAAACGAAACAAAACTATTACAAGAAGTTCCTTTACACTATTTAGCTTCTTTTTTAGGGATTTCAACTCGTCATATGAGTAGAATTCGAAAAAACATAAAATAG
- a CDS encoding aminopeptidase P family protein — MKYHQIDRDLFIKNRKKFVSQMKPNSVAIFNSNDIYPVSADSTLPFAQHRDIFYLSGVDQEESVLLLFPDAPYENLKEILFLKETNEHIAVWEGEKLTKERAFEVSGIKTVIWLQDFHKTLKEIMAYAETMYINTNEHYRATIETETREARFVKWWKENYPGHKVEKSNPILQRIRSIKESEELDLIQKACDLTEKGFRRILNFVKPNVMEYEIEAEFAHEFLRNRSKGFAYTPIIASGNNANVLHYIENNQQCHDGDLLLLDVGAEYANYSSDMTRTIPVSGKFNDRQKAVYNAVLKVKNEATKMLVPGTLWKQYHIEVGKLMTSELLSLGLLDKADVQNENPDWPAYKKYFMHGTSHHMGLDTHDYGLLYEPMQANMVFTVEPGIYIPKEGFGIRLEDDVVIQSSGEPFNLMRNIPIEVDEIESIMNS; from the coding sequence ATGAAATACCATCAAATAGATCGAGATTTATTCATAAAGAATCGTAAAAAATTTGTTTCACAAATGAAACCTAATAGTGTTGCAATATTTAATTCTAATGATATTTATCCAGTAAGTGCAGATAGTACACTTCCTTTTGCCCAACACAGAGATATCTTCTACCTTAGCGGTGTTGATCAAGAAGAAAGTGTTTTACTTCTTTTCCCAGATGCTCCATACGAAAATTTAAAAGAAATTTTATTCTTAAAAGAGACAAATGAACACATTGCTGTTTGGGAAGGTGAAAAATTAACAAAAGAACGCGCTTTTGAAGTTAGTGGAATTAAAACCGTAATTTGGTTACAAGATTTCCATAAAACATTAAAAGAAATTATGGCTTATGCTGAAACTATGTATATTAATACAAATGAGCATTATCGTGCAACTATTGAGACTGAAACTCGTGAAGCTCGTTTTGTAAAATGGTGGAAAGAAAATTATCCAGGTCATAAAGTTGAAAAATCAAATCCTATTCTACAACGTATTCGTTCTATAAAAGAAAGCGAAGAATTAGATTTAATTCAAAAAGCATGTGATCTTACAGAAAAAGGGTTTAGAAGAATCTTGAATTTTGTAAAACCAAATGTAATGGAATATGAAATTGAAGCCGAATTTGCACATGAATTTTTAAGAAACCGTTCTAAAGGTTTTGCTTACACTCCAATTATTGCTTCAGGAAACAATGCTAATGTTTTACATTATATTGAAAACAATCAGCAATGCCATGATGGTGATTTGTTATTACTTGATGTAGGAGCAGAATATGCTAATTATTCTAGTGATATGACAAGAACGATTCCTGTTTCTGGAAAGTTTAATGACCGACAAAAAGCTGTCTATAATGCTGTTTTAAAAGTAAAAAATGAAGCTACAAAAATGCTTGTTCCTGGTACATTATGGAAACAATATCATATTGAAGTTGGAAAACTAATGACTTCCGAATTATTAAGTTTAGGCTTATTAGACAAAGCTGATGTGCAAAACGAGAATCCAGATTGGCCAGCTTATAAAAAATATTTCATGCATGGAACTTCTCACCACATGGGATTAGATACACACGATTATGGTTTATTATATGAACCAATGCAAGCTAATATGGTTTTCACCGTAGAACCTGGTATTTATATTCCGAAAGAAGGTTTTGGTATCCGTTTAGAAGATGATGTTGTAATTCAATCTTCTGGCGAACCTTTTAATCTAATGCGCAATATTCCTATTGAAGTAGATGAAATTGAATCAATAATGAATAGTTAA
- a CDS encoding superoxide dismutase codes for MAFELPKLPYAYDALEPHIDARTMEIHHTKHHNAYTTNLNNAIAGTDLEGKTIENILLNLDLNNGAVRNNGGGFYNHNLFWTVMSPDGGGKPSGELAAAIDESFGSFDAFKAEFSKAAATRFGSGWAWLCIHKGGKLEVCSSANQDNPLMTGIGCEGTPILGLDVWEHAYYLNYQNRRPDYVEAFFNVVNWTEVTRRFAVEK; via the coding sequence ATGGCATTTGAATTACCAAAATTACCATATGCATACGATGCATTGGAACCACATATTGATGCAAGAACAATGGAAATACACCATACAAAACATCATAATGCTTACACAACAAATCTGAATAATGCAATTGCAGGAACAGATTTAGAAGGAAAAACAATTGAGAACATTCTTTTAAATTTAGATTTAAACAACGGAGCTGTTAGAAATAATGGTGGTGGTTTTTATAATCATAATTTATTCTGGACTGTAATGTCTCCTGATGGAGGAGGAAAACCTTCTGGAGAATTAGCTGCTGCAATTGACGAATCTTTTGGGTCTTTTGATGCTTTTAAAGCTGAATTTTCAAAAGCGGCTGCAACTCGTTTTGGATCTGGATGGGCTTGGTTGTGTATTCATAAAGGAGGAAAGTTAGAAGTGTGTAGTTCTGCAAATCAAGACAATCCTTTAATGACAGGAATAGGGTGTGAAGGAACTCCTATTCTAGGACTTGATGTATGGGAACATGCTTACTATCTTAATTATCAAAACAGAAGACCAGACTATGTTGAAGCTTTTTTTAATGTTGTTAATTGGACTGAAGTTACTAGACGATTTGCTGTTGAAAAATAA